AAGCAGTAGCCTGAATCAGGCGGTGTCTTGTGCCAGCCCATCAGAGGCACGAGCCCGATGAGAAAGGCCAGTAGCCAAGTGGCAAGAATCACCAGCACAGCGCTACGAGGCGTCATCAGGACCTGGTAGCGGAGGGGCATGAAAATGGCTACGTAGCGCTCCACAGCCACAGCCAGCAGGCTAAAGATGGAGCTCTGTGTGAACATTATTAAAACACTTAACATGAGCAGACACAGGTAGAGATTTTGACGCGGTAGACCAATATCAGTCAGGATGGCGCAAGGAATGGCGATGGTGCCCACACAGATGTCCGCAACCGCTAGCGAGACCAGGAAGTAGTTGGTGACAGTGCGCAACTTGCGGTTGAGACCCACAGCTGCGCACACCAGTAAATTGCCGATTGTGGAGAGAAAGGCGATGACTAGCTCAGCAGCCGTGTACGCCACATTCGGGAAAATGACAGAGTCAGCAGGCGGAGGCGAAGGCGTAGGCGTAGAGGAGGAGTTCATCGATGAGTTCCAGAAAGGTCttaggaaagaggaagaaggatgggatGAGTAGAAAGTCCACAGAGCACTGGTGTTCTCCATAGTTGTCCTAAAAAAGAGATATA
This genomic interval from Scomber japonicus isolate fScoJap1 chromosome 17, fScoJap1.pri, whole genome shotgun sequence contains the following:
- the LOC128377435 gene encoding adenosine receptor A1-like, which produces MENTSALWTFYSSHPSSSFLRPFWNSSMNSSSTPTPSPPPADSVIFPNVAYTAAELVIAFLSTIGNLLVCAAVGLNRKLRTVTNYFLVSLAVADICVGTIAIPCAILTDIGLPRQNLYLCLLMLSVLIMFTQSSIFSLLAVAVERYVAIFMPLRYQVLMTPRSAVLVILATWLLAFLIGLVPLMGWHKTPPDSGYCFFVLVVDMTYMVYFNFFACVLTPLLIMFLIYAQIFLTVKRQVRRIASEQSGRAEGQAKVAARMRREMKTATSLFLVLFLFTVCWIPLHIINCFLLLCPACPVPLELLLAAIILSHANSAVNPFLYAYTMTAFRDTFKAIFLCCRTIGDTEGSNVAGVGDKRGSDCPKHTPDLRQLQSKH